In Xanthomonas theicola, a single genomic region encodes these proteins:
- a CDS encoding SWIM zinc finger family protein: MTSAFSAAQIDRRFLLGITERRYYERGLAYAEEERVALRSMEPLCVSAQVSGSETYSVQLAWRDCALHGRCDCPIGQQEEFCKHQVAVALTWARAVANGGAPLHDGRSKATSAAENSEQRLRHWLATRSPQEMQALMMELADTDRDVRRLLLSRAQLSSAPPQDWRKAVSTLIGRKRFMDHHDSIAYAKRLASLPALLEQARQRDPVAALDLHEYAFKRLVSIYQDCDDSGGHIGQRLHALAQAHPEAAKAAGATNLGKRVFELHMLDEWGLLPPLQEYAALLGSAGIALLERAALQTLHANTADSAKRLAAESLLEDTARCGGSVESMLQWFASRCSSGWDHLEMTRRCAEHGRERQALDWLERGAKAHPTDPRILTELAQAYTRDGFPEDALELSWKAYLLQPEESTYLALRKAALALGQWERWRERALQAADDGSPHSLVDASDTRIHLLLAEGQAHRALDLAKDTTLKLALHTWERLLPEAETLDPPTALRICRTLVEAYVARTNRQNYLIALDVLPTMRGLHQRQDSLAAFDSYLVQLRKTHRAKRSFIELLDKRFPAAK; encoded by the coding sequence ATGACGTCCGCCTTCTCCGCAGCGCAAATCGACCGCCGCTTCCTGCTTGGCATCACCGAGCGTCGCTATTACGAGCGAGGCTTGGCCTATGCCGAAGAAGAACGCGTGGCGCTTCGCAGCATGGAACCGCTGTGCGTCAGCGCGCAGGTCAGCGGCAGCGAAACCTACAGCGTGCAGCTGGCCTGGCGCGACTGCGCCCTGCACGGCCGTTGCGATTGCCCGATAGGCCAGCAGGAGGAATTCTGCAAGCATCAGGTCGCCGTTGCGCTGACCTGGGCGCGCGCAGTCGCCAACGGCGGCGCACCACTTCACGACGGGCGCAGCAAGGCCACGTCCGCCGCCGAGAATTCCGAGCAGCGACTGCGCCATTGGCTGGCAACCCGATCGCCGCAAGAAATGCAGGCGCTGATGATGGAATTGGCCGACACCGACCGCGACGTGCGCCGGCTGCTGCTGAGCCGCGCACAGTTATCCAGCGCACCGCCGCAGGATTGGCGCAAGGCGGTATCGACCCTGATCGGGCGCAAACGTTTCATGGACCATCACGACAGCATTGCATATGCCAAGCGGCTTGCATCGCTGCCCGCATTGCTCGAACAGGCGCGGCAGCGCGATCCAGTGGCGGCGCTGGACCTGCACGAATACGCGTTCAAGCGCCTGGTGAGCATTTACCAGGACTGCGACGATTCCGGCGGTCACATCGGCCAGCGCCTGCACGCGCTCGCACAGGCTCACCCAGAAGCGGCCAAGGCCGCCGGCGCAACGAACCTTGGCAAGCGCGTGTTCGAGTTGCACATGCTCGACGAATGGGGCTTGCTGCCGCCACTGCAGGAATATGCCGCACTGCTCGGCAGCGCCGGCATCGCCTTGCTGGAACGCGCTGCGCTGCAGACCCTGCACGCGAACACGGCCGACAGCGCAAAACGCCTGGCGGCCGAGTCCCTGCTCGAAGACACGGCACGCTGCGGCGGCAGCGTGGAGTCGATGCTGCAATGGTTTGCCAGCCGCTGCAGCAGCGGCTGGGACCATCTGGAGATGACGCGGCGCTGCGCCGAACATGGTCGCGAACGGCAGGCACTCGACTGGCTGGAGCGCGGCGCCAAAGCGCATCCGACGGATCCGCGCATCCTGACCGAACTGGCCCAGGCCTACACGCGTGATGGTTTCCCCGAAGATGCGTTGGAACTGAGCTGGAAGGCCTATCTGCTGCAACCGGAGGAATCCACCTACCTGGCGCTGCGCAAGGCCGCACTGGCGCTCGGCCAATGGGAGCGGTGGCGCGAACGTGCACTGCAGGCAGCGGACGATGGATCGCCGCATTCTCTCGTCGACGCATCTGACACCCGCATCCACTTGCTGCTGGCCGAAGGCCAGGCGCATCGCGCCCTGGATCTGGCCAAAGACACGACCTTGAAACTGGCGCTGCACACCTGGGAACGGCTACTGCCGGAAGCCGAGACGCTGGATCCGCCAACCGCCCTGCGCATCTGCCGCACCTTGGTCGAGGCCTACGTGGCGCGCACCAATCGCCAGAACTACCTGATCGCGCTGGACGTGCTCCCTACCATGCGAGGTTTGCATCAGCGCCAGGACAGCCTGGCCGCATTCGACAGCTACCTGGTGCAACTGCGGAAAACCCATCGCGCCAAACGCAGCTTCATCGAGTTGCTGGACAAGCGGTTTCCGGCGGCCAAGTAA
- a CDS encoding CRISPR-associated endonuclease Cas3'', producing the protein MGFYAHSTGRQDRSDWQRLADHLLGVGELAAGHARPFGGHLLARVAGRLHDVGKYTEKFQARLEGDPARVDHATWGARIACAHYGSLGTLIAYGIAGHHAGLADGRPGHAAQSRPSLHERLSEDYRERELPPLLPDWKRELTLPAELTFPEGFAGHPQLERRPFQLSLLARMLFSCLVDADFADTDDFYRHLEGRPSRAQETRARPTLAQLRERLDAHLAGFPHEGGINPLRARILREVRAKAGMRPGLFSLTVPTGGGKTLASLAFALDHAIAHAQRHGLRRVIYVIPFTSIVEQTVQVFRHALGVQDRDDVVLEHHSAFFDDPSAAPQAIAKRRLAMENWDAPIVVTTAVQFFESLFADRPARCRKLHNIAGSVVVLDEAQTLPHTLLRPCVALLDELARNYRVSPVLCTATQPALRQDQGFAGGLEHVQELVDDPPALYAQLRRVHVRHVGMLDDDALADHLRRREQVLCIVNNRRHARNLFDAIADQPGARHLTTLMHARHRSAVLAGLREDLKAGRPCRLAASSLIEAGVDISFPAVLRAEAGLDSIAQAAGRCNREGRRAADASPVLVFTPANPDWAPPKELELFAEVFRSVERAHRDDLLSMEAVAAYFGELYRRLGDGRLDRQDLLGLLRDAGIDGLPLDTLARKFKLIRSTMRPLIVPYAPGSDEEVPEVADSLRQLEYAEQVGVAGAARRLQPWLVQVPEQAYKALWQADAIAAVAPSRYGEQFVRLVDPRLYDARFGLHWDSPQFLDAEKSVW; encoded by the coding sequence ATGGGGTTCTACGCGCATTCGACTGGACGACAGGATCGCAGCGACTGGCAACGGCTGGCCGACCATCTTCTCGGCGTCGGCGAACTTGCCGCCGGGCATGCCCGGCCCTTCGGGGGTCACTTGTTGGCCCGCGTCGCCGGACGGCTGCACGACGTGGGCAAGTACACCGAGAAGTTCCAGGCCCGGCTGGAAGGCGACCCTGCCCGTGTGGACCATGCCACCTGGGGCGCGCGAATTGCCTGCGCGCACTACGGAAGCCTGGGTACGCTGATCGCCTACGGCATCGCCGGCCACCACGCCGGGCTGGCCGATGGACGACCTGGGCACGCGGCGCAGTCGCGCCCTTCGCTGCACGAGCGCTTGTCGGAGGACTATCGCGAGCGCGAACTGCCGCCGCTGCTGCCGGACTGGAAACGGGAATTGACGCTGCCGGCCGAGTTGACATTCCCGGAGGGTTTCGCTGGCCATCCGCAGTTGGAGCGTCGTCCCTTCCAACTCTCCCTGCTCGCCCGGATGCTGTTCTCCTGCCTGGTCGATGCCGATTTCGCCGACACCGACGACTTCTACCGGCACCTGGAAGGTCGTCCATCGCGCGCGCAGGAAACCCGTGCTCGGCCCACGCTTGCACAATTGCGCGAACGTCTGGATGCACACCTGGCCGGGTTTCCCCACGAAGGCGGCATCAACCCGCTGCGCGCGCGGATCCTGCGCGAGGTCCGCGCCAAGGCCGGCATGCGCCCCGGCCTGTTCTCGCTCACCGTGCCCACCGGCGGCGGCAAGACTCTGGCCTCGCTGGCGTTCGCACTGGACCACGCCATCGCGCATGCGCAGCGCCACGGCCTGCGCCGGGTGATCTACGTGATTCCGTTCACCAGCATCGTCGAACAGACCGTGCAGGTGTTCCGCCATGCGCTGGGCGTACAGGACCGCGACGATGTGGTACTGGAGCACCATAGCGCCTTCTTCGACGATCCGTCTGCCGCCCCGCAGGCGATCGCCAAGCGCAGGCTGGCAATGGAGAACTGGGATGCGCCGATCGTGGTCACCACCGCGGTGCAGTTCTTCGAGAGCCTGTTCGCCGACCGGCCCGCGCGCTGCCGCAAGCTGCACAACATCGCCGGCAGCGTGGTGGTCCTGGACGAGGCGCAGACCCTGCCGCACACGCTGCTACGCCCCTGCGTGGCGCTGCTGGACGAACTGGCGCGCAACTACCGGGTCAGCCCGGTGCTGTGCACCGCGACCCAGCCGGCGCTGCGCCAGGACCAGGGTTTCGCCGGCGGCCTGGAACACGTACAGGAACTGGTGGACGATCCACCGGCGCTGTATGCACAGCTGCGACGCGTCCACGTGCGCCACGTCGGCATGCTCGACGACGACGCGCTGGCCGACCACCTTCGGCGGCGCGAACAGGTGCTGTGCATCGTCAACAACCGCCGCCACGCCCGCAACCTGTTCGATGCGATCGCCGACCAACCGGGTGCGCGCCACTTGACCACGTTGATGCACGCACGCCACCGCAGCGCGGTGCTGGCCGGCCTGCGCGAGGACCTGAAGGCCGGCCGGCCGTGCCGGCTGGCCGCATCGAGCCTGATCGAGGCCGGAGTCGATATCAGCTTCCCGGCCGTACTGCGTGCCGAGGCCGGCCTGGATTCCATCGCCCAGGCGGCCGGCCGCTGCAACCGCGAGGGCCGGCGAGCGGCCGATGCCAGCCCGGTGCTGGTCTTCACGCCGGCCAATCCCGACTGGGCGCCGCCGAAAGAACTGGAACTGTTCGCGGAGGTCTTCCGCAGCGTCGAGCGCGCGCACCGTGACGACCTGCTGTCGATGGAGGCGGTCGCCGCCTACTTCGGGGAGCTTTATCGCCGCCTGGGCGACGGCCGGCTCGACCGCCAGGACCTGCTCGGCCTGCTGCGCGACGCCGGCATCGACGGCCTGCCGCTGGACACGCTGGCGCGGAAGTTCAAGCTGATCCGCAGCACGATGCGGCCGCTGATCGTGCCCTACGCGCCAGGCAGCGACGAGGAGGTGCCTGAGGTCGCCGACAGCCTGCGCCAGCTCGAATACGCCGAGCAAGTGGGCGTGGCCGGCGCCGCCCGCCGACTGCAACCGTGGCTGGTACAGGTGCCCGAACAGGCCTACAAGGCGCTGTGGCAGGCCGATGCCATCGCCGCGGTCGCGCCGTCGCGCTATGGAGAGCAGTTCGTGCGGCTGGTCGATCCGCGCCTGTACGACGCGCGGTTCGGGCTGCATTGGGACAGCCCGCAGTTCCTGGATGCGGAAAAGAGCGTTTGGTAG
- the cas5c gene encoding type I-C CRISPR-associated protein Cas5c has translation MSYGVRLHVWGERALFTRPEMKVERVSYDIITPSAARGILEAIHWKPAIRWVVDGIQVLKPIRFESIRRNEVGSKLSAASVSKAIKAGRTETLVGYVEEDRQQRAATILREVGYVIAAHFALTDKAGPDDNVGKHLDIFNRRARRGQCFQAPCLGTREFPASFALIEDTDAVPATDPALAGERDLGWMLHDIDFAGGMTPRFFRARMVDGRVEVPPPGHGEVRA, from the coding sequence ATGAGTTACGGAGTCAGGCTCCACGTTTGGGGCGAGCGGGCGCTGTTCACGCGCCCGGAGATGAAAGTAGAGCGGGTCTCGTACGATATCATCACGCCATCGGCGGCGCGCGGCATCCTGGAAGCCATCCACTGGAAGCCGGCGATCCGCTGGGTGGTGGACGGCATCCAGGTACTCAAGCCGATCCGCTTCGAATCGATCCGCCGCAACGAGGTCGGCAGCAAACTGTCGGCGGCCAGCGTGAGCAAGGCCATCAAGGCCGGGCGCACCGAGACGCTGGTCGGCTACGTCGAGGAGGACCGTCAACAGCGTGCTGCCACCATCCTGCGTGAGGTGGGTTACGTGATCGCCGCACACTTCGCGCTGACCGACAAGGCCGGCCCCGACGACAACGTCGGCAAGCACCTGGACATTTTCAACCGCCGCGCGCGGCGCGGGCAGTGCTTTCAGGCGCCGTGCCTGGGCACGCGCGAATTCCCGGCCAGCTTCGCGTTGATCGAGGACACCGATGCCGTGCCGGCCACCGACCCCGCGCTGGCCGGCGAACGCGACCTGGGCTGGATGCTGCACGACATCGACTTCGCCGGCGGCATGACGCCACGCTTCTTCCGCGCACGCATGGTCGATGGCCGGGTCGAAGTGCCGCCACCGGGCCACGGCGAGGTGCGCGCATGA
- a CDS encoding IS5 family transposase — protein MQLSFGDAEYNGKRKQTRRERLLAEMDQVVPWKDLLALIAPHYPKSGHPGRQPYPLETMLRIHFLQQWYALSDPGAEEALYDTASMRRFARIGGLDEVPDETTILNFRRLLETHDLARTLFNRVNAHLSRKGQSLRGGTIVDATIIAAPSSTKNKNGERDPEMHQTKKGNQYYFGMKAHIGVDDESGLVHHLECTAANAADITQAHKLLHGKEDTVCGDSGYTGLAKREEMASKRKLRYLIAEKPSKLKQIKSKRELKWAQRWEHAKASLRAKVEHPFRVIKRQFGYVKVRYRGLAKNTAQVLTLFALSNLWLKRKQLLPVVGRVCL, from the coding sequence ATGCAATTGTCTTTCGGCGACGCGGAGTACAACGGCAAGCGCAAGCAGACGCGGCGCGAAAGGTTGCTGGCCGAGATGGATCAGGTGGTGCCGTGGAAAGACCTGCTGGCGCTGATCGCGCCGCACTATCCGAAGTCGGGCCATCCGGGCCGTCAGCCGTACCCGCTGGAGACAATGCTGCGCATCCACTTTCTGCAGCAGTGGTACGCACTGAGCGACCCGGGCGCGGAAGAAGCCTTGTACGACACGGCGTCGATGCGCCGTTTCGCCAGGATCGGCGGGTTGGATGAGGTGCCGGACGAGACCACGATCCTCAACTTCCGCCGGTTGCTGGAGACGCACGATCTGGCGCGCACGCTGTTCAACCGGGTCAACGCGCACCTATCGCGCAAGGGCCAGAGCCTGCGCGGCGGCACCATCGTGGACGCCACGATCATTGCCGCGCCCAGCTCGACCAAGAACAAGAACGGCGAGCGCGACCCGGAAATGCACCAGACCAAGAAGGGCAATCAGTACTACTTCGGGATGAAAGCGCACATCGGCGTGGACGATGAGTCCGGGCTGGTGCACCACTTGGAATGCACGGCGGCCAACGCCGCAGATATCACCCAGGCGCACAAGCTGCTGCACGGCAAGGAAGACACGGTATGCGGCGACAGCGGCTACACCGGGCTGGCCAAGCGCGAGGAGATGGCGAGCAAGCGCAAGCTGCGCTATCTGATCGCGGAGAAGCCCTCGAAGCTGAAGCAGATCAAGAGCAAGCGCGAATTGAAGTGGGCACAGCGCTGGGAGCACGCCAAGGCCAGCCTGAGGGCGAAGGTGGAGCATCCGTTCCGGGTGATCAAGCGCCAGTTTGGCTACGTCAAGGTGCGCTATCGCGGCCTGGCGAAGAACACGGCGCAAGTGCTGACGCTGTTTGCGCTGTCGAACCTGTGGCTGAAGCGAAAGCAGTTGCTGCCTGTCGTGGGGAGGGTGTGCCTGTAA
- a CDS encoding NADP-dependent isocitrate dehydrogenase — protein MSNTPKILYTLTDEAPSLATQSLLPIVAAFAGTAGIVVETRDISLAGRLIAQFPDYLNDDQKIADDLAELGQLATTPQANIVKLPNISASVPQLKAAIKELQQQGYALPDYADEPKDAKEKEAKARYDRVKGSAVNPVLREGNSDRRAPLSVKRYARKHPHRMGAWSADSKSHVAHMDAGDFYGSERSALIGQAGSVRIELVGDDGTVAVLKEETAVQAGEIIDAAVMSKRALAAFVQAQIADARQQGVLFSLHLKATMMKVSDPIMFGVVVGAFYQDVLDTHSEALKQVGFDPNNGIGDLYARIATLPAQQRAQIEADLQAVYAQRPALAMVDSDKGITNLHVPSDVIVDASMPAMIRDSGKMWNADGKLQDTKALIPDRCYAGVYQAVIEDCKRHGALDPATMGSVPNVGLMAQKAEEYGSHDKTFQIAAAGTVRVCDAGGKVLLEHAVEAGDLWRMCQVKDAPIQDWVKLAVSRARLSDTPAVFWLDPQRAHDALMIQKVERYLQDHDTKGLDIRILPPVEATAFSLQRIRKGEDTISVTGNVLRDYLTDLFPIMELGTSAKMLSIVPLMAGGGLFETGAGGSAPKHVQQFVAENYLRWDSLGEFLALAASLEHLGQREHNVGIGVLARTLDQANGQFLDNDKSPSRKVGELDNRGSHFYLALYWAQALAAQDEAPALKARFAPLAKRLAEHEATIVAELNGVQGRPVDIQGYYRPNLALVSAAMRPSATFNAALETLSA, from the coding sequence ATGTCGAACACGCCCAAGATCCTGTACACGCTCACCGACGAAGCCCCGTCCCTGGCGACGCAGTCGCTGCTGCCGATCGTCGCCGCCTTCGCCGGGACCGCCGGCATCGTCGTGGAAACCCGCGACATCTCGCTGGCCGGCCGCCTGATCGCGCAGTTCCCCGACTACTTGAACGACGACCAGAAAATCGCCGACGACCTGGCCGAGCTGGGCCAGCTGGCGACCACGCCGCAGGCCAATATCGTCAAGCTGCCCAACATCAGCGCCTCGGTGCCGCAGCTCAAGGCCGCGATCAAGGAATTGCAGCAGCAGGGCTACGCGCTGCCGGACTATGCGGACGAGCCGAAGGACGCCAAGGAGAAAGAGGCCAAGGCCCGCTACGACCGGGTCAAGGGCAGTGCGGTCAATCCGGTGCTGCGCGAAGGCAATTCCGACCGCCGCGCGCCGCTGTCGGTGAAGCGCTACGCGCGCAAACACCCGCATCGCATGGGGGCGTGGAGCGCGGATTCGAAGTCGCACGTGGCGCACATGGATGCCGGCGATTTCTACGGCAGCGAGCGCTCGGCGCTGATCGGACAAGCCGGCAGCGTCAGGATCGAACTGGTCGGCGACGACGGCACGGTCGCGGTGCTGAAGGAAGAGACCGCGGTGCAGGCCGGCGAGATCATCGACGCGGCGGTGATGAGCAAGCGCGCGCTGGCCGCTTTCGTGCAGGCGCAGATCGCCGATGCCAGGCAGCAGGGCGTGCTGTTCTCGCTGCACCTGAAGGCGACGATGATGAAGGTCTCCGACCCGATCATGTTCGGCGTGGTGGTCGGCGCGTTCTACCAGGACGTGCTGGACACGCATTCCGAGGCGCTGAAGCAGGTCGGTTTCGATCCGAACAACGGCATCGGCGACCTGTACGCGCGCATCGCCACGCTGCCGGCGCAGCAACGCGCGCAGATCGAGGCCGATCTGCAGGCGGTGTACGCGCAGCGCCCGGCGCTGGCGATGGTCGACTCCGACAAGGGCATCACCAACCTGCACGTGCCCAGCGACGTGATCGTCGATGCGTCGATGCCGGCGATGATCCGCGACTCGGGCAAGATGTGGAATGCCGACGGCAAGCTGCAGGACACCAAGGCGCTGATCCCGGACCGCTGCTACGCCGGCGTGTACCAGGCGGTGATCGAGGACTGCAAGCGGCACGGCGCGTTGGATCCGGCGACGATGGGCAGCGTGCCCAACGTCGGCCTGATGGCGCAGAAGGCCGAGGAATACGGCTCGCACGACAAGACCTTCCAGATCGCCGCCGCCGGCACGGTGCGGGTCTGCGACGCCGGCGGCAAGGTGCTGCTCGAGCATGCGGTCGAGGCCGGCGACCTCTGGCGCATGTGCCAGGTCAAGGACGCGCCGATCCAGGATTGGGTCAAGCTGGCGGTCAGCCGCGCGCGCCTGAGCGATACCCCGGCGGTGTTCTGGCTGGATCCGCAGCGCGCACACGATGCGCTGATGATCCAGAAGGTGGAGCGCTACCTGCAGGACCACGACACCAAGGGCCTGGACATCCGCATCCTGCCGCCGGTGGAGGCGACCGCGTTCTCGCTGCAGCGCATCCGCAAGGGCGAGGACACCATCTCGGTCACCGGCAACGTGCTGCGCGACTACCTGACCGACCTGTTCCCGATCATGGAGCTGGGCACCAGCGCCAAGATGCTGTCGATCGTGCCGCTGATGGCCGGCGGCGGCCTGTTCGAGACCGGCGCCGGCGGTTCGGCGCCCAAGCACGTGCAGCAGTTCGTCGCAGAGAACTACCTGCGCTGGGATTCGCTGGGCGAGTTCCTGGCCCTGGCCGCCTCGCTGGAGCATCTGGGCCAGCGCGAGCACAACGTCGGCATCGGCGTGCTGGCGCGGACCCTGGACCAGGCCAACGGCCAGTTCCTGGACAACGACAAGTCGCCCTCGCGCAAGGTCGGCGAACTGGACAACCGCGGCAGCCACTTCTATCTGGCTCTGTACTGGGCGCAGGCGCTGGCCGCGCAGGACGAGGCCCCGGCGCTGAAGGCGCGTTTCGCCCCGCTGGCCAAGCGGCTGGCCGAGCACGAGGCGACCATCGTCGCCGAGCTCAACGGCGTGCAGGGCAGGCCGGTCGACATCCAGGGCTACTACCGCCCGAACCTGGCCCTGGTCAGCGCGGCGATGCGGCCGAGCGCGACGTTCAACGCCGCGCTGGAGACGCTGTCGGCGTAA
- a CDS encoding aminotransferase class V-fold PLP-dependent enzyme, with translation MHNSACASDRPDPRRRALLAATPMLSLQDMLRQVGSNATQAAAGMPAAPAGVPARQLATDEVYWAQVAAAYAVDRRTVALENGYWGTMSRPVLKAYLQRVQQVNHDNAHYARLQFPDDYRHLRARAAGALRIDPRELALTRNATESLQLLIGGYNRLKPGDAVLYADLDYDAMITAMQWLRQRRGVEAIGIDLPQPATRQSLIDAYAQALQRHPRVKLMLVTCIGHRTGLALPVTEIVALARQRGVDTIVDATQAIGQRDIGIPDLGADFVGFNFHKWIGAPLGVGGFYIRRERIADIDPHMGQAGPADSIDTRVHTGTVDFAAFLSLPAALEAHERIGAANKQARLQYLRDRWVHAVADLSGLEVLTPDDPQLYGAMTSLRLRGQTSEQQNAALAQRLLQQFGVMTTMRSGAASGACVRATPALFTRMEEIDRFAQALRSIAG, from the coding sequence ATGCACAACTCCGCCTGCGCTTCTGATCGTCCCGACCCGCGCCGGCGCGCGCTGCTCGCCGCCACGCCGATGCTGTCGCTGCAGGACATGCTGCGGCAGGTCGGCAGCAACGCGACACAAGCGGCTGCCGGCATGCCGGCCGCGCCGGCGGGTGTGCCGGCGCGGCAACTGGCGACCGACGAGGTCTACTGGGCGCAGGTCGCCGCCGCCTACGCGGTGGACCGGCGCACGGTCGCGCTGGAAAACGGCTACTGGGGCACGATGTCGCGGCCGGTGCTGAAGGCCTACCTGCAGCGCGTGCAGCAGGTGAACCACGATAACGCGCACTACGCGCGCCTGCAGTTTCCCGACGACTACCGCCACCTGCGCGCGCGTGCGGCTGGCGCGCTGCGCATCGATCCGCGCGAGCTGGCGCTGACCCGCAACGCCACCGAGTCGCTGCAACTGCTGATCGGCGGCTACAACCGGCTCAAGCCGGGCGATGCGGTGCTGTACGCCGACCTGGACTACGACGCGATGATCACCGCGATGCAATGGCTGCGACAGCGCCGCGGGGTGGAGGCGATCGGCATCGACCTGCCGCAGCCGGCGACCCGGCAGTCCTTGATCGACGCCTATGCGCAGGCGCTGCAGCGGCATCCGCGGGTGAAGCTGATGCTGGTCACCTGCATCGGCCACCGTACCGGCCTGGCGCTGCCGGTGACCGAGATCGTCGCGCTGGCGCGGCAGCGCGGCGTGGACACGATCGTCGATGCCACCCAGGCGATCGGCCAGCGCGACATCGGCATTCCCGACCTGGGCGCGGACTTCGTCGGCTTCAATTTCCACAAGTGGATCGGCGCGCCGCTGGGCGTGGGCGGCTTCTACATCCGCCGTGAGCGCATCGCCGACATCGACCCGCACATGGGCCAGGCCGGCCCGGCCGACAGCATCGATACCCGCGTGCATACCGGCACCGTCGATTTCGCCGCCTTCCTTAGCCTGCCGGCGGCGCTGGAAGCGCACGAACGCATCGGCGCGGCCAACAAGCAGGCGCGGCTGCAGTACCTGCGCGACCGCTGGGTGCATGCCGTGGCCGACCTATCCGGCCTGGAAGTGCTCACTCCCGACGACCCGCAGCTCTACGGGGCGATGACCTCGTTGCGCCTGCGCGGGCAAACCAGCGAACAACAGAACGCGGCGCTGGCGCAACGCCTGCTGCAGCAGTTCGGGGTGATGACCACGATGCGCAGCGGTGCGGCCAGCGGCGCCTGCGTGCGGGCGACGCCGGCGTTGTTCACCCGCATGGAGGAGATCGACCGCTTCGCGCAGGCGCTGCGCAGCATCGCCGGCTGA